One window from the genome of Candidatus Didemnitutus sp. encodes:
- a CDS encoding ABC transporter permease, producing MISDLKFALRSLAKAPVFSLIAIVTLALGIGANSGVLSFLNVLLFKPLPLPQVQELVYFGEHSQQVPNMSVSYPNFVDWREQQKSFTHLGAFRGQSFNYVGPSETERISGAMFSSEMFPALGVAPLRGRWFSAAEDKPGAERVAVVSERFWQTSLGARPDVLGTKLALSGEIYSVVGVMPATFSFPTNSPDVWTPLGLNADAMRDRGSHPGLYCIGRLKPGLSLEAARADMVALARRLEQQYPQSNTGNSVNMQTLVERAVGQQRGAVWISFGAALGVLLIACANVANLLLARAAVRSREFAVRAALGAGRGRLIRLVLTESLLLGLAGTVLGLGAGYGVMQGIKTIIPANSPFVTQVAMDFTVLGLSVVIGVGTTVLFGLVPALSGTKVNLNEALAAGGRGGSAGHASWRSVLVAGEFALTLMLLFASGLMIRTIYNLYRADLGLKTDRIVSFGYVMPGRDWQDGAKRTQLLDRALAELRQLPGVTHVALTNPLPLSGGGNQTFYLVEGQADPGVGKRPSTENNAASAAYFETMRIPLLRGRTFTDTEQPDEPATVIVDAKFAETHFAGQDPIGKRVSFGLSPTGPNWSTIIGVVGHVQNYGIGEDTRVQIYFPYRRLPPGSVSFVLRTQQDPASLAGAIRATMRKIEPTLPVFALRTMDELFDQSVTNERIMLRLLAVFAGVALLLSAIGLYGVLSYIVAQRTREVGVRMALGATAGSVRQLMLGQGLRLALIGLGLGLLAAAGLGKLMSSVLYGVSPFDLLSLAAVSVVLLAIGLFASWLPAHRATRINPVEALRAE from the coding sequence ATGATATCCGACCTGAAATTCGCCCTCCGCTCGCTCGCCAAGGCGCCCGTCTTTTCGCTCATCGCCATCGTGACGCTCGCGCTCGGCATCGGTGCGAACTCCGGCGTCCTCAGTTTCCTGAACGTCCTGCTCTTCAAGCCGCTGCCGCTGCCGCAAGTGCAGGAGCTCGTCTACTTCGGCGAACACTCGCAGCAGGTGCCCAACATGTCGGTCTCGTATCCGAACTTCGTCGATTGGCGCGAGCAGCAGAAGAGCTTCACGCACCTCGGCGCGTTCCGCGGCCAGTCGTTCAACTACGTCGGCCCTTCCGAAACCGAGCGCATCAGCGGCGCCATGTTCTCCTCCGAGATGTTCCCCGCGCTCGGCGTCGCGCCGCTCCGCGGACGCTGGTTCTCCGCCGCCGAGGACAAGCCCGGCGCCGAACGCGTCGCCGTCGTCAGCGAGCGCTTCTGGCAAACCTCGCTCGGTGCCCGCCCCGACGTGCTCGGCACGAAGCTCGCCCTCAGTGGGGAAATCTACTCCGTCGTCGGCGTGATGCCCGCCACCTTCAGCTTTCCCACCAACTCCCCCGACGTGTGGACTCCGCTCGGACTCAACGCCGACGCGATGCGCGACCGCGGCAGCCATCCCGGACTCTACTGCATCGGCCGGCTGAAGCCCGGCCTCTCGCTCGAGGCCGCCCGCGCCGACATGGTCGCCCTCGCGCGACGCCTCGAGCAGCAATACCCGCAGTCCAACACCGGCAACTCCGTCAACATGCAGACGCTCGTCGAGCGCGCCGTCGGCCAGCAGCGCGGCGCTGTCTGGATTTCCTTCGGCGCCGCCCTCGGCGTGCTCCTGATCGCCTGCGCCAACGTCGCCAATCTCCTCCTCGCTCGCGCCGCCGTCCGTTCGCGGGAGTTCGCCGTGCGCGCCGCGCTCGGCGCCGGACGCGGCCGCCTCATCCGCCTCGTGCTCACGGAGAGTCTCCTCCTCGGCCTCGCCGGCACGGTTCTCGGGCTCGGCGCCGGCTACGGCGTCATGCAGGGCATCAAGACGATCATTCCCGCCAACTCGCCCTTCGTCACGCAAGTCGCCATGGACTTCACCGTCCTCGGCCTGTCGGTCGTGATCGGCGTCGGCACCACCGTCCTCTTCGGCCTCGTGCCCGCGCTCTCCGGCACCAAGGTCAATCTCAACGAAGCCCTCGCCGCCGGCGGCCGCGGCGGCAGCGCCGGGCACGCCAGCTGGCGCTCCGTCCTCGTCGCCGGCGAATTCGCGCTGACGCTCATGCTCCTCTTCGCGTCCGGCCTGATGATCCGGACCATCTACAACCTTTACCGCGCCGACCTCGGCCTGAAGACCGACCGCATCGTCAGCTTCGGCTACGTGATGCCCGGTCGCGATTGGCAGGACGGCGCCAAGCGCACCCAACTCCTCGACCGCGCGCTCGCCGAGCTCCGCCAACTTCCCGGCGTCACGCACGTCGCGCTCACCAACCCGCTCCCGCTTTCCGGCGGCGGCAACCAGACGTTCTACCTCGTCGAAGGCCAGGCCGACCCCGGCGTCGGCAAGCGTCCCTCGACCGAAAACAACGCCGCCAGCGCCGCGTATTTCGAGACCATGCGCATCCCCCTGCTGCGCGGACGCACCTTCACCGACACCGAGCAGCCCGACGAACCCGCCACCGTGATCGTCGACGCCAAGTTCGCCGAAACCCACTTCGCCGGCCAGGACCCCATCGGCAAGCGCGTCAGCTTCGGCCTCAGTCCCACCGGCCCGAATTGGTCCACCATCATCGGCGTCGTCGGCCACGTGCAGAACTACGGCATCGGCGAAGACACGCGCGTGCAGATCTATTTTCCCTACCGCCGCTTGCCGCCCGGCTCCGTCAGTTTCGTGCTGCGCACGCAGCAGGACCCGGCCTCCCTCGCCGGTGCCATCCGCGCCACAATGCGGAAAATCGAGCCGACCCTGCCCGTCTTCGCCCTGCGCACGATGGACGAACTTTTCGATCAATCCGTCACCAACGAGCGCATCATGCTCCGGCTCCTCGCCGTCTTCGCCGGCGTGGCGCTGCTGCTCTCCGCGATCGGCCTCTACGGCGTGCTCAGCTACATCGTCGCACAGCGCACGCGCGAAGTCGGCGTGCGCATGGCACTCGGCGCCACCGCCGGCTCGGTGCGTCAGTTGATGCTCGGCCAAGGCCTGCGACTCGCGCTCATCGGCCTCGGCCTCGGCCTGCTCGCCGCCGCGGGTCTCGGCAAGCTCATGAGCAGCGTCCTCTACGGCGTTTCGCCGTTCGACCTGCTCAGTCTCGCCGCCGTGTCGGTCGTGCTGCTCGCAATCGGTCTCTTCGCCAGCTGGCTCCCCGCCCACCGCGCCACGCGCATCAATCCCGTCGAGGCGCTGCGCGCGGAATAA
- a CDS encoding ABC transporter permease, with amino-acid sequence MTTNLRLALRSLARSPGFTAVALLTLALGIGANVAIYSAINTLFLRPLNFAEPSRLVRVWGAFADRGLDQANLSYPRYEHFRDNLDAVESLSALAGTAFTLTGGGDPVQLTAARVTQNFFPVLGVQPQRGRNFLAKEDRTGGAPVVLISAGLWQRQFNRAPDAVGQALILNNVPHTIIGILPDGFGFPFNGIDVFAARPFELEGLPRELMLQGSGYLLVHGRLKPGATLETLDAQLKRAAATYAAAHPEKVDANGGIFARSMQADLVGGQRPVFFVLLAAVGFVLLIACANVANLFLVRLAARRKEIAIRAALGATRRSIVAQFLTESTLVALAAGLAGSLLAVWGVDSLARIAADFIPRAQEISVDLPVLGFALLLSLATGLGMGFLPAWQASHADVNETLKDATRGNTGGRAANRLRSALFVGEVALSLVLLIGAALLLRSFVWLQGVSPGFDATGVSTFNVQLSPAQYPDADAQTAFYAQLVQRLSAIPGVTAVSGINNLPVVAGGNTRSPFSLEGEALPPINERRLAVRSNTLPGYFATMGIPIKQGRDFDWRDRTDRSNVLLISESTAKRLFPHGENPIGRRLITGLGSIPREIVGVVGEVRATGLDQVAGDALYYPTAQLGDGFFSLVLRSSRPAASLRDEIRAAVHALDRGIPVDQVLSFHQLTADSISDRRLVIGLVGGFAALALVLAALGIYGVIAYSVAQRTAEIGVRMALGASRVAIVGLVVREGLRLTLVGLAIGVAIALGLTRLLGAQLYEVSATDPAAFVGVSIFLVFVAAFACWLPAHRASRIDPLVALRSE; translated from the coding sequence ATGACCACGAACCTCCGCCTCGCGCTCCGCTCGCTCGCGAGATCGCCGGGATTCACCGCCGTCGCGCTGCTCACGCTCGCCCTCGGCATCGGCGCCAACGTCGCGATCTATTCCGCGATCAACACGCTCTTCCTGCGTCCGCTGAATTTCGCCGAGCCGTCGCGTCTCGTGCGCGTCTGGGGCGCGTTCGCCGACCGCGGCCTCGACCAGGCCAATCTCTCCTACCCGCGCTACGAGCACTTCCGCGACAACCTCGACGCCGTCGAGTCGCTCTCGGCCCTCGCCGGCACCGCCTTCACTCTCACCGGCGGCGGCGATCCGGTCCAGCTCACCGCCGCCCGCGTCACGCAGAATTTCTTTCCCGTCCTCGGCGTGCAACCGCAGCGCGGACGTAATTTCCTCGCTAAGGAAGATCGCACCGGCGGCGCGCCGGTCGTCCTGATCAGCGCGGGACTCTGGCAACGCCAGTTCAACCGCGCGCCCGACGCCGTCGGCCAGGCACTCATCCTCAACAACGTCCCGCACACCATCATCGGCATCCTGCCGGACGGCTTCGGGTTTCCCTTCAACGGCATCGACGTGTTCGCCGCGAGACCCTTCGAGCTCGAGGGCCTGCCACGCGAACTCATGCTCCAAGGCTCGGGCTACCTGCTCGTCCATGGACGCCTCAAACCCGGCGCGACGCTCGAGACGCTCGACGCCCAACTGAAGCGCGCCGCCGCCACCTACGCCGCCGCACACCCGGAGAAAGTCGACGCCAACGGCGGCATCTTCGCTCGCTCCATGCAAGCCGACCTCGTTGGCGGCCAGCGCCCGGTCTTCTTCGTGCTCCTCGCCGCCGTCGGCTTCGTGCTCCTCATCGCCTGCGCCAACGTTGCGAATCTTTTCCTCGTCCGTCTCGCGGCCCGCCGCAAGGAGATCGCCATCCGCGCCGCGCTCGGCGCCACGCGACGCAGCATCGTCGCGCAATTCCTCACCGAAAGCACGCTCGTCGCCCTCGCCGCCGGACTCGCCGGCTCGCTGCTCGCCGTCTGGGGCGTCGATTCGCTCGCACGCATCGCCGCCGACTTCATTCCGCGCGCGCAGGAAATTTCCGTCGATCTCCCCGTCCTCGGCTTCGCCCTGCTGCTCTCGCTCGCGACCGGCCTCGGCATGGGCTTTCTCCCCGCGTGGCAGGCCTCGCACGCCGACGTCAACGAGACGCTCAAGGACGCCACGCGCGGCAACACCGGCGGCCGCGCCGCCAACCGCCTGCGCTCCGCGCTCTTCGTGGGCGAAGTGGCGCTTTCGCTCGTGCTCCTCATCGGCGCCGCGCTGCTCCTGCGCAGTTTCGTGTGGCTCCAGGGTGTGTCGCCGGGCTTCGACGCCACCGGCGTCAGCACCTTCAACGTCCAGCTCTCGCCCGCGCAATATCCCGACGCGGACGCGCAGACCGCGTTCTACGCCCAGCTCGTCCAGCGTCTCTCCGCGATTCCCGGGGTCACCGCCGTCTCCGGCATCAACAATCTCCCCGTCGTCGCGGGCGGCAACACCCGCTCGCCGTTCTCGCTCGAAGGCGAAGCGCTCCCGCCCATCAACGAGCGCCGGCTCGCCGTCCGCAGCAACACCCTGCCGGGCTACTTCGCCACGATGGGCATCCCGATCAAACAGGGCCGCGACTTCGACTGGCGCGATCGCACCGACCGCTCGAACGTCCTCCTCATCAGCGAATCCACCGCGAAGCGCCTCTTCCCCCACGGCGAAAATCCGATCGGCCGCCGTCTCATCACCGGCCTCGGCTCCATTCCGCGCGAGATCGTCGGCGTCGTCGGCGAAGTCCGCGCCACCGGACTCGATCAAGTCGCGGGCGACGCGCTTTACTATCCCACCGCGCAACTGGGCGACGGTTTCTTCAGCCTCGTCCTCCGCTCGTCCCGCCCTGCCGCGAGCCTGCGCGACGAAATCCGCGCCGCCGTGCACGCGCTGGATCGCGGCATCCCCGTCGATCAGGTGCTTTCGTTCCACCAACTCACCGCCGACTCCATCTCCGACCGTCGGCTCGTCATCGGCCTGGTCGGCGGATTCGCGGCGCTCGCACTCGTGCTGGCCGCCCTCGGCATCTACGGCGTCATCGCCTACTCGGTCGCGCAACGCACCGCCGAGATCGGCGTCCGCATGGCCCTCGGCGCCTCTCGCGTCGCCATCGTCGGCCTCGTCGTGCGCGAGGGCCTGCGCCTCACTCTGGTCGGACTCGCCATCGGCGTCGCCATCGCGCTCGGCCTGACGCGCCTGCTCGGTGCGCAACTCTACGAAGTCAGCGCCACCGACCCGGCGGCCTTCGTCGGCGTGTCGATCTTCCTCGTGTTCGTGGCCGCCTTCGCCTGCTGGCTCCCCGCGCATCGCGCCAGCCGCATCGATCCGCTGGTTGCACTTCGTTCCGAGTAG
- a CDS encoding ABC transporter ATP-binding protein — protein sequence MTTENTSLIKLEGVTKVFLTDEVETHALSGIHMEIFKGEFVSIAGPSGCGKSTLLSILGLLDTPTDGTYYLNSRPVHGLTLPERARIRNREIGFIFQSFNLIGDLTVYENVELPLTYRGMPAAERKQRVTEALEKVGMGHRAKHLPSQLSGGQQQRVAVARALAGSPAVLLADEPTGNLDSKNGDAVMELLHNLHKAGSTIVMVTHDARFTRHSERTIHVFDGRVVEEQVESDPTH from the coding sequence ATGACCACTGAGAATACATCCCTGATCAAACTCGAGGGCGTCACCAAAGTCTTCCTCACCGACGAGGTCGAGACCCACGCTCTTTCCGGCATTCACATGGAGATCTTCAAAGGCGAGTTCGTCTCGATCGCCGGCCCCTCGGGCTGCGGCAAGTCGACGCTCCTCTCCATCCTCGGCCTCCTCGATACGCCGACCGACGGCACCTATTACCTCAACAGCCGCCCCGTCCACGGCCTCACGCTCCCCGAGCGCGCCCGCATCCGCAACCGCGAGATCGGCTTCATTTTCCAATCGTTCAACCTCATCGGCGACCTCACGGTCTACGAGAACGTCGAGCTCCCGCTCACCTACCGCGGCATGCCCGCCGCCGAGCGCAAACAGCGCGTCACCGAGGCCCTCGAGAAGGTCGGCATGGGCCACCGCGCCAAGCACCTCCCGTCGCAGCTCTCCGGCGGTCAACAGCAGCGCGTCGCCGTCGCCCGCGCCCTCGCCGGCTCGCCCGCCGTCCTCCTCGCCGACGAACCGACCGGTAACCTCGACTCCAAGAACGGCGACGCCGTCATGGAACTCCTCCACAATCTCCACAAGGCCGGCTCGACGATCGTGATGGTCACGCACGACGCCCGCTTCACGCGCCACTCGGAACGCACGATCCACGTCTTCGACGGCCGCGTCGTCGAGGAGCAGGTCGAGTCCGATCCGACGCACTGA
- a CDS encoding HlyD family efflux transporter periplasmic adaptor subunit, whose product MDIPRPNAAKEKRKKRLVYGIIAAVVLVGITVVLARLKPAAPTVERNLVWIDTVKRGPMVRQVRGLGTLVPEEIRWIAARTQGRVDKIILRPGAVVEPGTLILELTNPDVVSASANADSQLRAAEAQLSNLRVQLESQLLQSESTAARAKSDFETSKLQAEVREQLFKDGLVSELELRLSQATAAQAANTNAIEQKRFAFAKESIKPQLAVQEAEVERLRSLAKLRAEELDALKVRSSMTGVLSALPVEVGAQVQPGTNIARVADPAKLKAEVRIAETQAKDIAIGQLASIDTRNGVVEGKVARIDPAVQNGTVLVDVRLDGQLPRGARPDLSVDGTIELERLNDVVYVGRPAFGQERSTVGIFKLDPASNDATRTQVQLGRSSVNTIEIVNGLQPGDRVILSDMSQWDANDRIRLN is encoded by the coding sequence ATGGATATTCCCCGCCCCAACGCCGCCAAAGAGAAGCGCAAGAAGCGCCTCGTCTACGGAATCATCGCCGCTGTCGTGCTCGTCGGTATCACCGTCGTGCTCGCCCGCCTCAAACCCGCCGCGCCCACCGTCGAACGCAATCTCGTGTGGATCGACACCGTGAAGCGCGGCCCGATGGTCCGCCAAGTCCGCGGCCTCGGCACGCTCGTCCCGGAGGAAATCCGCTGGATCGCCGCGCGCACCCAGGGCCGCGTCGACAAGATCATCCTGCGCCCCGGCGCGGTCGTTGAACCCGGCACGCTCATCCTCGAGCTGACCAACCCCGACGTCGTCTCCGCCTCCGCCAACGCCGACTCCCAGCTCCGCGCCGCCGAGGCCCAGCTCTCCAACCTCCGCGTGCAACTCGAATCCCAGTTGCTCCAATCCGAGTCCACCGCCGCGCGCGCCAAGTCCGACTTCGAAACGAGCAAGCTCCAGGCCGAGGTTCGCGAACAGCTCTTCAAGGACGGCCTCGTCTCCGAGCTCGAACTCCGCCTCTCGCAAGCCACCGCCGCACAGGCCGCGAACACCAACGCGATCGAGCAAAAACGTTTCGCCTTCGCCAAGGAATCCATCAAGCCGCAGCTCGCCGTGCAGGAAGCCGAAGTCGAGCGCCTCCGCTCTCTCGCCAAGCTCCGCGCCGAGGAACTCGACGCCCTCAAGGTCCGCTCTTCCATGACCGGCGTCCTCTCCGCCCTCCCCGTCGAAGTCGGCGCGCAAGTCCAGCCCGGCACCAACATCGCCCGCGTCGCCGACCCGGCCAAACTCAAGGCCGAAGTCCGCATCGCCGAAACCCAAGCCAAGGACATCGCCATCGGCCAGCTCGCCTCCATCGACACCCGCAACGGCGTCGTCGAAGGCAAGGTCGCGCGCATCGACCCCGCCGTGCAGAACGGCACCGTGCTTGTCGACGTCCGCCTCGACGGTCAACTCCCGCGCGGCGCCCGCCCCGACCTCTCGGTCGACGGCACCATCGAACTCGAGCGCCTCAACGACGTCGTCTACGTCGGCCGTCCCGCCTTCGGCCAGGAACGCAGCACGGTCGGCATCTTCAAACTTGATCCCGCCAGCAACGACGCCACCCGCACCCAGGTGCAGCTCGGTCGCAGCTCGGTCAACACCATCGAAATCGTCAACGGCCTCCAACCCGGCGACCGCGTCATCCTTTCCGACATGTCGCAGTGGGACGCCAACGACCGCATCCGCCTGAACTAA
- a CDS encoding PAS domain-containing sensor histidine kinase, producing the protein MPAVKQRRLAHENRVLLYTLLSGLPAVLVAVWLMVDRETEMDAKKQWTFGLIIVGFWLGYALAVRELVMRPLQTMANLLTALREGDFSTRARGANRDEPLGDVMAEINLLGGVLQEQRLGALEATALLRTVMEEIDVAIFAFDGNETLRLVNRSGQELLAQPAERILGRDAKELDMVDCLTGDATRVLNRTFPGGAGRWGMRRTMFREGGLPHSLVVIADLSQPLREEELKAWQRLVRVIGHELNNSLAPIKSIAGSLGAMLRRDKRAPDWEDDMRGGLEIIEARAEGLNRFMQSYARLAKLPPPTKLPVQIGPLLRRVASLETRTPVTVVEGPDIVLNADAAQLEQVFINLIKNAVEARPEAGQPGEPTCCVSTGWRALPGAIEIFVEDNGPGIANSQNLFVPFFTTKPSGSGIGLVLCRQIAENHGGSLTLENRTDATGCIARMRLPA; encoded by the coding sequence ATGCCTGCTGTGAAACAGCGTCGCCTCGCCCACGAGAACCGCGTGCTGCTCTACACGCTGCTCTCGGGCCTGCCGGCCGTGCTTGTCGCCGTGTGGCTCATGGTCGATCGCGAGACCGAGATGGACGCGAAGAAGCAGTGGACGTTCGGACTCATCATCGTCGGCTTCTGGCTCGGCTACGCCCTCGCCGTGCGCGAGCTCGTCATGCGCCCGCTGCAGACGATGGCCAATCTCCTCACCGCGCTCCGCGAAGGCGACTTCTCCACCCGCGCCCGCGGCGCCAACCGCGACGAACCCCTCGGCGACGTCATGGCCGAAATCAACCTCCTCGGCGGCGTCCTCCAGGAACAACGCCTCGGCGCCCTCGAAGCCACCGCCCTGCTCCGCACCGTCATGGAGGAAATCGACGTCGCCATCTTCGCCTTCGATGGCAACGAGACGCTGCGCCTCGTCAACCGGTCCGGCCAGGAACTCCTCGCCCAACCCGCCGAGCGCATCCTCGGCCGCGACGCCAAGGAACTCGACATGGTCGATTGCCTCACCGGTGACGCCACGCGCGTGCTCAACCGCACCTTCCCCGGCGGCGCCGGCCGCTGGGGGATGCGCCGCACCATGTTCCGCGAAGGTGGTCTGCCCCACTCGCTCGTCGTCATCGCCGATCTCAGCCAGCCGCTCCGCGAGGAAGAGCTCAAAGCCTGGCAGCGCCTCGTGCGCGTCATCGGCCATGAGCTCAACAACTCCCTTGCCCCCATCAAATCCATCGCCGGCTCGCTCGGCGCGATGTTGCGTCGCGACAAACGCGCCCCCGACTGGGAAGACGACATGCGCGGCGGCCTCGAAATCATCGAAGCGCGCGCCGAAGGCCTCAACCGCTTCATGCAGTCCTACGCGCGGCTCGCGAAGCTGCCGCCGCCGACGAAGCTCCCCGTCCAGATCGGCCCGCTGCTCCGCCGCGTCGCCTCGCTCGAAACGCGCACACCGGTCACAGTCGTCGAAGGCCCCGACATCGTCCTCAACGCCGACGCCGCGCAGCTAGAGCAGGTTTTCATCAACCTCATCAAAAACGCCGTCGAAGCGCGCCCCGAAGCCGGCCAACCCGGCGAGCCGACCTGCTGCGTGAGCACCGGCTGGCGCGCGCTGCCCGGCGCGATCGAAATCTTCGTCGAGGACAACGGTCCCGGCATCGCCAACTCGCAGAATCTCTTCGTCCCGTTTTTCACGACGAAACCGTCCGGCTCCGGCATCGGCCTCGTCCTCTGCCGCCAGATCGCCGAAAACCACGGCGGCTCCCTGACGCTGGAAAACCGCACCGACGCCACCGGCTGCATCGCGCGAATGCGCCTGCCAGCCTGA
- a CDS encoding four helix bundle protein yields the protein MRDYRTLQIWQRGHQLTLAVYAVSRRFPKEELFALTSQIRRASYSIPANIAEGCGRDSDAELKRFLDIAHGSGSELEYFLFLAASLDYLPAKEHAPLANEVAELKKMIGAFARKLKPDR from the coding sequence GTGAGAGACTACCGCACACTTCAGATTTGGCAGCGAGGCCACCAGCTGACGCTCGCGGTCTACGCCGTCTCGCGCCGTTTTCCGAAAGAAGAACTCTTCGCGCTGACCAGCCAAATCCGGCGCGCCAGCTACTCGATACCGGCAAACATCGCTGAAGGCTGTGGCCGGGATAGTGACGCGGAGCTTAAGCGCTTTCTCGATATCGCTCACGGCTCGGGCAGCGAACTCGAATACTTCCTTTTCCTTGCCGCCTCACTGGATTATCTGCCGGCCAAGGAACACGCTCCGCTCGCCAACGAAGTCGCTGAACTCAAGAAAATGATCGGTGCCTTTGCCCGGAAGCTGAAACCTGATCGCTGA
- a CDS encoding sigma-54-dependent Fis family transcriptional regulator, producing MAANDPAPHRILVADDQPDVLEALRLLLKAEGYLIDTAKSPGSVMKAVEQRDYALALIDLNYARDTTSGQEGLDLLAKLQQADSTLPVVVMTAWASVEVAVEAMRRGAKDFITKPWDNPRLIAIVKNQIELASAVRAYQRLEQENQILRGKGGPNLIAQSPAMRPVLEVISRVGPSDANVLITGENGTGKGVVAQALHAVSVRAGKPFISVNMGGLPEGVFESELFGHVRGAFTDAKTDRAGRFELADGGTLFLDEIGNIPMSQQAKILRVLETGELERVGSSRTYRVNVRLISATNADLPAEVAAGKFRQDLLFRLNTIHIHLPPLRERREDIALLAQHFLKAHVERYRKAITGFDDSALEAMRDYAWPGNVRELDHAVERGVLMTQGKVVRGPDLGLNAGQAAPRLEDMSLEEVEGFLIKKTLARCDGNARKAAEQLGLSRSAFYRRLERYGL from the coding sequence ATGGCAGCCAACGATCCCGCGCCCCACCGCATCCTCGTTGCGGACGATCAACCCGACGTGCTCGAAGCCCTCCGCCTCCTCCTCAAGGCCGAGGGCTATCTTATCGATACGGCGAAATCTCCCGGCTCAGTGATGAAGGCCGTCGAACAGCGCGACTACGCGCTCGCCCTCATCGATCTCAACTACGCGCGCGACACCACGTCCGGTCAGGAAGGCCTGGATCTCCTCGCCAAACTTCAACAGGCCGACTCCACGTTGCCCGTCGTCGTGATGACCGCGTGGGCCAGCGTCGAGGTCGCCGTCGAGGCGATGCGCCGCGGTGCCAAGGATTTCATCACGAAGCCCTGGGACAACCCGCGCCTGATCGCGATCGTCAAGAACCAGATCGAGCTCGCGAGCGCCGTCCGCGCCTACCAGCGCCTCGAGCAGGAAAACCAGATTCTCCGCGGCAAGGGCGGCCCGAACCTCATCGCGCAATCGCCCGCGATGCGCCCGGTGCTCGAGGTCATTTCGCGCGTCGGCCCGTCCGACGCGAACGTCCTCATCACCGGCGAAAACGGCACCGGCAAGGGCGTCGTCGCGCAGGCGCTGCACGCCGTCTCCGTCCGCGCCGGCAAGCCTTTCATCTCGGTCAACATGGGCGGCCTGCCCGAAGGCGTCTTCGAGAGCGAACTCTTCGGCCACGTCCGCGGCGCGTTCACCGACGCGAAGACCGACCGCGCCGGCCGCTTCGAGCTGGCCGACGGCGGCACGCTCTTCCTCGACGAAATCGGCAACATCCCGATGAGCCAGCAGGCGAAAATCCTGCGCGTCCTCGAAACCGGCGAACTCGAACGCGTCGGCTCCTCGCGCACCTACCGCGTCAACGTCCGCCTCATCTCCGCCACCAACGCCGATCTCCCCGCCGAGGTCGCCGCCGGCAAGTTCCGCCAGGACCTGCTCTTCCGGCTCAACACGATTCACATCCATCTCCCTCCGCTCCGCGAGCGCCGCGAGGACATCGCGCTGCTTGCGCAACATTTCCTCAAAGCCCACGTCGAGCGCTACCGGAAAGCGATCACCGGCTTCGACGACAGCGCGCTCGAGGCGATGCGCGACTACGCCTGGCCCGGCAATGTCCGCGAGCTCGACCACGCCGTCGAACGCGGCGTGTTGATGACGCAGGGCAAAGTCGTCCGCGGACCCGATCTCGGCCTCAACGCCGGCCAAGCCGCGCCGCGCCTCGAAGACATGAGCCTCGAGGAAGTCGAAGGTTTCCTGATCAAGAAGACCCTCGCCCGCTGCGACGGCAACGCCCGCAAAGCCGCCGAGCAACTCGGCCTCAGCCGCAGCGCCTTCTACCGCCGCCTGGAACGCTACGGACTGTAA